One Brassica oleracea var. oleracea cultivar TO1000 chromosome C7, BOL, whole genome shotgun sequence genomic window carries:
- the LOC106305004 gene encoding flowering-promoting factor 1: protein MSGVWVFKNGVIRLVENPNQSGSDTNSRRKVMVYLPTGKVISSYSTLEQILRSLGWERYFGGGDTDLLQFHKRSSIDLISLPKDFTKFSSVYMYDIVVKNPNYFHVRDSN from the coding sequence ATGTCAGGCGTGTGGGTATTCAAGAACGGAGTGATAAGGCTTGTGGAGAACCCTAACCAGTCAGGAAGCGACACAAACAGCCGAAGGAAAGTGATGGTCTATTTACCGACTGGAAAAGTGATCTCATCTTACTCGACCCTCGAGCAGATCCTCCGGAGTCTTGGATGGGAGAGGTACTTTGGTGGTGGCGACACAGATCTTCTCCAATTCCACAAACGCTCATCCATTGATCTCATTTCTCTCCCTAAAGATTTCACCAAATTCAGCTCCGTTTACATGTACGATATTGTCGTCAAGAACCCAAATTACTTCCACGTCCGAGACTCCAATTAA
- the LOC106306038 gene encoding cryptochrome DASH, chloroplastic/mitochondrial produces MAASSLSSPLSHPLRRFSLHLSHLSKKKPVSSLFLCSAAKMNGHIYRVPALDEEEMNSVAGKTFERYALPSSSSAAKRNGKGVAILWFRNDLRVLDNDALYRAWSSSDTLLPVYCLDPRLFHTTHYFAFPKTGALRGAFLMECLADLRNNLIKRGLNLLIRSGKPEDILPSLAKDFGAHTVLAHKETCSEELHVERLVRQALKGVGNGTKLELIWGSTMYHKDDLPFDVLDLPDMYTQFRKSVEAKCMIRSSTRVPISLGPTPSVDNWGDVPTLGQLGIEPQEVTRGMRFVGGESAGVGRVFEYFWKKDLLKVYKETRNGMLGPDYSTKFSPWLAFGCISPRFIYEEVQRYERERVANNSTYWVLFELIWRDYFRFLSIKCGNSLFHLGGPRNVQGEWSQDKKLFESWRDGKTGYPIIDANMKELSTTGFMSNRGRQIVCSFLVRDMGLDWRMGAEWFETCLLDYDPCSNYGNWTYGAGVGNDPREDRYFSIPKQAQNYDPEGEYVAFWVQQLRRLPKEKRHWPGRLMYMDTVVPLKHGHGGGSAQTSRGSKSSGGGGFRGNHSGRRSRHNGP; encoded by the exons ATGGCGGCTTCGTCCCTCTCGTCTCCTCTCTCACACCCACTTCGCAGATTCAGCCTCCACCTTAGCCATCTCTCCAAGAAAAAACCCGTTTCTTCTCTGTTCCTCTGCTCCGCCGCGAAAATGAACGGACATATCTACCGTGTTCCTGCCCTCGACGAAGAGGAGATGAACTCCGTCGCCGGTAAAACGTTTGAGAGATACGCATTGCCTTCTTCTTCTTCTGCCGCGAAGAGAAACGGCAAAGGAGTGGCGATTCTCTGGTTTAGAAACGATCTTAGAGTGCTTGACAACGATGCGTTGTACAGAGCTTGGTCTTCCTCTGATACCCTTTTGCCTGTTTACTGTCTCGATCCTCGTCTCTTTCACACTACTCATTACTTCGCCTTCCCTAAGACCGGAG CTTTGAGAGGTGCTTTTCTGATGGAGTGTTTGGCTGATTTGAGAAATAATTTAATTAAAAGAGGACTGAATCTTCTCATAAGGAGTGGTAAACCAGAAGACATTCTTCCTTCTCTTGCCAAAGATTTTGGAGCGCATACA GTATTGGCTCATAAAGAAACGTGCAGCGAGGAACTTCATGTTGAAAGACTTGTGAGACAAGCTTTGAAAGGGGTTGGAAATGGAACTAAGCTTGAGCTTATCTGGGGAAGCACAATGTACCACAAAGATGATCTTCCGTTTGATGTTCTTGATTTGCCTGATATGTACACTCAGTTTCGTAAG TCGGTGGAAGCCAAGTGTATGATCAGAAGCTCCACTCGGGTTCCAATTTCTCTGGGGCCAACACCTTCGGTTGATAACTGGGGAGATGTTCCAACTCTTGGTCAACTTGGAATCGAGCCACAAGAG GTGACCAGAGGAATGAGATTCGTTGGTGGTGAAAGTGCTGGAGTAGGCAGAGTTTTTGAGTACTTCTGGAAGAAG GATCTTTTAAAAGTATATAAAGAGACAAGGAACGGAATGTTGGGACCTGATTACTCGACGAAGTTCTCTCCATGGCTTGCCTTTGGGTGTATCTCTCCTCGGTTTATCTACGAAGAG GTTCAAAGATATGAAAGAGAAAGAGTAGCAAACAACTCAACCTACTG GGTGTTGTTTGAGTTAATATGGAGGGATTACTTTAGGTTTCTCTCAATAAAGTGTGGCAACTCCTTGTTCCATCTAG GTGGTCCGAGGAATGTGCAAGGTGAATGGAGTCAAGATAAGAAGCTGTTTGAGTCTTGGAGAGATGGCAAGACCGG GTATCCTATTATAGATGCAAACATGAAGGAGTTATCCACTACAGGTTTCATGTCAAATCGAGGCCGACAG ATTGTTTGTTCGTTTCTTGTGAGGGATATGGGCTTGGACTGGCGGATGGGTGCGGAATGGTTTGAGACATGTCTATTGGACTATGATCCGTGTTCTAACTACGGAAACTGGACCTATGGAGCAG GAGTTGGAAATGATCCTAGAGAAGACCGGTACTTCAGCATTCCCAAGCAA GCACAGAACTATGATCCAGAAGGAGAATACGTAGCGTTTTGGGTGCAGCAGCTGCGTCGGCTTCCAAAAGAGAAGAGGCATTGGCCAGGGAGATTGATGTATATGGACACAGTTGTGCCACTGAAGCATGGTCATGGTGGTGGTAGTGCTCAAACGTCTCGAGGGTCGAAGTCTAGTGGTGGTGGTGGTTTCAGAGGGAATCACAGCGGGAGACGTTCAAGACACAATGGTCCTTAG
- the LOC106303232 gene encoding glutathione S-transferase T3-like: MQTTCSRSSRQQPNTQHPYQSVPREPYQFFSASDATIFGSQWTEDGNEDAEIVSDRKERRKWSPTEDGVLISDWLNTSKDPLVGNEQKAIAFWKRIAAYFAASPKLAGLQKRETTHCKQRWGKINEGVCKFVGCYEAATKQRSSGQNENDVLKMAHEIFYNDYKVKFTLEHAWLELRHD, encoded by the exons ATGCAGACCACATGTTCTAGAAGCTCCCG TCAACAACCAAACACTCAACACCCTTATCAGTCTGTCCCTCGTGAGCCTTATCAGTTTTTCTCTGCGTCGGATGCCACTATTTTCGGTTCACAATGGACTGAAGATGGCAACGAAGATGCAGAGATCGTGTCTGACCGTAAAGAGAGACGAAAATGGTCACCAACAGAAGATGGGGTGCTGATAAGTGATTGGTTGAACACCTCCAAAGACCCATTGGTTGGAAATGAGCAGAAAGCAATTGCGTTTTGGAAACGAATTGCTGCTTATTTTGCTGCGAGTCCAAAGCTGGCTGGTTTGCAAAAGAGAGAGACAACACACTGTAAACAAAGGTGGGGAAAGATTAATGAGGGCGTGTGTAAGTTTGTTGGGTGTTATGAAGCTGCAACGAAACAAAGATCGAGTGGACAGAACGAGAATGACGTTTTGAAAATGGCTCACGAGATTTTCTACAATGATTACAAGGTGAAGTTCACACTAGAGCATGCATGGTTGGAGCTTCGCCATGATTAG
- the LOC106306039 gene encoding tRNA (guanine-N(7)-)-methyltransferase: MESETKPTFSKSTGLPRKRFYRARAHSNPLSDSHFPIPISPSHVDFSLHFPKFVGTNNEEVSKKVEFADIGCGFGGLLISLATLFPDTLMIGMELRDKVTEYVKERILALRKTSSGGQYENVSVVRTNSMKYIPNYFEKGQLSKMFFLFPDPHFKEKNHRRRVISVDLLDEYAYVLRAGGVIYTITDVEELGEWMRSCLEKHPMFESLTHEELDSDPVVELLCSATEEGQKVARNGGQTFRAVFRRIAYVS; encoded by the coding sequence ATGGAGAGTGAAACGAAACCAACCTTCAGCAAATCAACAGGCCTTCCACGTAAGCGATTCTACAGAGCAAGAGCTCATAGTAACCCACTCAGTGACTCCCACTTCCCCATCCCCATCTCCCCATCTCATGTCGACTTTTCACTTCACTTCCCCAAGTTCGTTGGAACCAACAACGAAGAAGTCTCCAAGAAGGTCGAGTTCGCAGATATCGGATGCGGCTTTGGCGGCCTCCTCATCTCCCTCGCAACGCTCTTCCCTGATACCTTGATGATCGGCATGGAGCTGAGAGACAAAGTGACGGAATACGTCAAGGAACGGATCTTAGCCCTGAGGAAGACGAGCTCGGGGGGACAGTACGAGAACGTCTCTGTCGTTAGGACGAACTCGATGAAGTACATTCCGAATTACTTTGAGAAAGGACAGCTTTCCAAGATGTTTTTCCTCTTCCCCGATCCGCATTTCAAGGAGAAGAATCACAGGAGGAGAGTGATTAGCGTTGATTTGCTTGATGAGTATGCTTACGTTCTTAGAGCTGGTGGGGTTATATATACGATTACCGATGTGGAGGAGCTTGGAGAGTGGATGAGGTCTTGCTTGGAGAAGCATCCTATGTTTGAGTCTTTGACGCATGAGGAGCTTGATTCTGATCCTGTCGTTGAGCTTCTGTGCAGTGCTACTGAGGAAGGGCAGAAAGTTGCTAGGAATGGAGGTCAGACTTTCAGAGCCGTTTTCAGACGCATTGCTTATGTTTCTTGA
- the LOC106306036 gene encoding pentatricopeptide repeat-containing protein At5g24830 isoform X2, with protein sequence MQLLISCGEVVSSSQITVLRLLNQSVDFLFDNVSRILAPVFTNLRDFEMRLSCIERPQFTPSDHSYLSTENWISDKKGYDDHKGDPEANFNALDSILKSSLDRLASLRESVCRTKSLRYDESIAIHASIMRDLCLQGKLDAALWLRKKLMQSGFIPGLVTHNHLLNGLCKLGSIDKADGLVKEMWEMGPSPNCVSYNTFIKGLCSVNNVDKALYLFSTMNKYGVKPNRVTCNILVHALCQKGLMGNTKLLEEILDSSQANAPLDIVTCTILMDSCFKSGDVVQALGVWKEMSEKNVRADSVVYNVLIRGLCSSGYMVDAYGIMCDMVKKGVSPDVFTYNTLISALCKEGKFDEACGIHGTMKRAGVAPDQISYKVIIQGLCIHGDVARANEFLLTMLKSSLLPEVLLWNVVIDGYGRCGDTSSALSVRNLMLSHGVRPNIYTNNALIHGYVKGGRFIDACEFKDQMRSTSVYPDTTTYNLLLGGACTFGNLKLAFQLYDEMMKRRCRPDLITYTELIRGLCWKGRLKEAEELLLRLQASGVTLDHVPFWILMRKYTKLRRLDEAYLAYKKWLMTKSGGGVACPTRLNHVHTEHEQ encoded by the exons ATGCAGCTTCTCATCTCTTGTGGGGAGGTTGTTTCGTCTTCCCAAATCACTGTACTTCGCTTACTCAACCAAAGCGTTGACTTTTTATTCGACAATGTCTCTAGGATCCTTGCTCCTGTTTTCACCAACCTAAG GGACTTTGAAATGCGTCTTTCTTGTATTGAGCGTCCTCAGTTCACTCCTAGCGATCATTCTTATTTGTCCACTGAGAATTGGATCTCTGATAAAAAGGGTTATGACGACCATAAGGGAGACCCTGAAGCTAACTTCAACGCGCTGGATTCTATCTTGAAAAGTAGTTTGGATCGTCTCGCTTCCTTAAG GGAGAGTGTATGTCGGACAAAGAGCCTCAGATACGACGAATCCATAGCTATCCACGCGTCGATAATGAGGGATCTCTGTTTACAAGGGAAGCTGGACGCTGCTCTCTGGCTACGAAAGAAGCTGATGCAGAGTGGGTTTATCCCAGGTTTGGTCACGCACAATCATCTTTTGAATGGGCTGTGTAAGTTAGGTAGCATCGACAAGGCGGATGGGCTTGTTAAAGAGATGTGGGAGATGGGTCCTTCTCCCAACTGTGTCTCTTACAACACTTTCATCAAGGGTCTTTGCAGTGTTAACAATGTAGATAAAGCTCTGTATCTCTTCAGCACTATGAATAAATATGGCGTTAAACCAAACAGAGTGACTTGCAACATACTCGTGCATGCGCTTTGCCAGAAAGGCCTTATGGGTAACACAAAGCTTCTTGAAGAGATTTTAGATAGTAGCCAAGCGAATGCGCCCTTGGATATAGTCACTTGCACCATTCTGATGGATAGTTGTTTTAAGAGTGGGGATGTGGTTCAAGCCCTTGGGGTTTGGAAGGAGATGTCGGAGAAGAACGTCCGTGCTGATTCGGTTGTGTACAATGTCCTTATCCGTGGCTTATGTTCGAGTGGTTACATGGTAGATGCTTATGGGATCATGTGTGACATGGTGAAGAAAGGAGTTAGTCCTGATGTTTTTACTTACAATACTCTCATAAGCGCCTTGTGCAAGGAGGGAAAGTTTGATGAGGCATGTGGTATCCATGGCACCATGAAACGAGCTGGTGTTGCTCCTGATCAGATCTCATACAAAGTCATCATTCAAGGTCTATGTATCCACGGAGATGTGGCTAGGGCGAACGAGTTTCTTTTGACCATGCTAAAGAGCTCTCTGCTTCCGGAGGTTCTGCTATGGAACGTGGTGATTGATGGCTATGGAAGATGTGGGGATACTAGCAGCGCTTTATCTGTTCGAAATCTTATGCTTTCTCACGGCGTTAGACCGAATATTTACACAAACAATGCTTTGATTCATGGGTATGTGAAAGGAGGAAGATTCATCGATGCATGCGAGTTTAAAGATCAAATGCGATCAACCAGTGTCTATCCAGATACTACTACGTATAATCTGCTACTAGGTGGTGCTTGTACATTCGGTAACTTGAAGTTGGCTTTTCAGTTGTACGATGAAATGATGAAAAGGAGATGTCGACCTGATTTGATTACTTATACCGAGCTGATTAGAGGGCTATGTTGGAAGGGTCGGTTGAAGGAGGCAGAAGAGCTTTTGTTGAGACTGCAGGCGTCTGGTGTGACACTGGATCATGTTCCGTTTTGGATACTTATGAGGAAATACACCAAGTTGAGGCGGCTAGACGAGGCGTATTTAGCTTACAAAAAATGGCTAATGACAAAGAGTGGCGGAGGAGTTGCTTGTCCGACCAGGCTAAATCACGTGCATACAGAACATGAGCAGTAA
- the LOC106306036 gene encoding pentatricopeptide repeat-containing protein At5g24830 isoform X1 yields MTLLISCGEVVSSSQITVLRLLNQSVDFLFDNVSRILAPVFTNLRDFEMRLSCIERPQFTPSDHSYLSTENWISDKKGYDDHKGDPEANFNALDSILKSSLDRLASLRESVCRTKSLRYDESIAIHASIMRDLCLQGKLDAALWLRKKLMQSGFIPGLVTHNHLLNGLCKLGSIDKADGLVKEMWEMGPSPNCVSYNTFIKGLCSVNNVDKALYLFSTMNKYGVKPNRVTCNILVHALCQKGLMGNTKLLEEILDSSQANAPLDIVTCTILMDSCFKSGDVVQALGVWKEMSEKNVRADSVVYNVLIRGLCSSGYMVDAYGIMCDMVKKGVSPDVFTYNTLISALCKEGKFDEACGIHGTMKRAGVAPDQISYKVIIQGLCIHGDVARANEFLLTMLKSSLLPEVLLWNVVIDGYGRCGDTSSALSVRNLMLSHGVRPNIYTNNALIHGYVKGGRFIDACEFKDQMRSTSVYPDTTTYNLLLGGACTFGNLKLAFQLYDEMMKRRCRPDLITYTELIRGLCWKGRLKEAEELLLRLQASGVTLDHVPFWILMRKYTKLRRLDEAYLAYKKWLMTKSGGGVACPTRLNHVHTEHEQ; encoded by the exons ATGACT CTTCTCATCTCTTGTGGGGAGGTTGTTTCGTCTTCCCAAATCACTGTACTTCGCTTACTCAACCAAAGCGTTGACTTTTTATTCGACAATGTCTCTAGGATCCTTGCTCCTGTTTTCACCAACCTAAG GGACTTTGAAATGCGTCTTTCTTGTATTGAGCGTCCTCAGTTCACTCCTAGCGATCATTCTTATTTGTCCACTGAGAATTGGATCTCTGATAAAAAGGGTTATGACGACCATAAGGGAGACCCTGAAGCTAACTTCAACGCGCTGGATTCTATCTTGAAAAGTAGTTTGGATCGTCTCGCTTCCTTAAG GGAGAGTGTATGTCGGACAAAGAGCCTCAGATACGACGAATCCATAGCTATCCACGCGTCGATAATGAGGGATCTCTGTTTACAAGGGAAGCTGGACGCTGCTCTCTGGCTACGAAAGAAGCTGATGCAGAGTGGGTTTATCCCAGGTTTGGTCACGCACAATCATCTTTTGAATGGGCTGTGTAAGTTAGGTAGCATCGACAAGGCGGATGGGCTTGTTAAAGAGATGTGGGAGATGGGTCCTTCTCCCAACTGTGTCTCTTACAACACTTTCATCAAGGGTCTTTGCAGTGTTAACAATGTAGATAAAGCTCTGTATCTCTTCAGCACTATGAATAAATATGGCGTTAAACCAAACAGAGTGACTTGCAACATACTCGTGCATGCGCTTTGCCAGAAAGGCCTTATGGGTAACACAAAGCTTCTTGAAGAGATTTTAGATAGTAGCCAAGCGAATGCGCCCTTGGATATAGTCACTTGCACCATTCTGATGGATAGTTGTTTTAAGAGTGGGGATGTGGTTCAAGCCCTTGGGGTTTGGAAGGAGATGTCGGAGAAGAACGTCCGTGCTGATTCGGTTGTGTACAATGTCCTTATCCGTGGCTTATGTTCGAGTGGTTACATGGTAGATGCTTATGGGATCATGTGTGACATGGTGAAGAAAGGAGTTAGTCCTGATGTTTTTACTTACAATACTCTCATAAGCGCCTTGTGCAAGGAGGGAAAGTTTGATGAGGCATGTGGTATCCATGGCACCATGAAACGAGCTGGTGTTGCTCCTGATCAGATCTCATACAAAGTCATCATTCAAGGTCTATGTATCCACGGAGATGTGGCTAGGGCGAACGAGTTTCTTTTGACCATGCTAAAGAGCTCTCTGCTTCCGGAGGTTCTGCTATGGAACGTGGTGATTGATGGCTATGGAAGATGTGGGGATACTAGCAGCGCTTTATCTGTTCGAAATCTTATGCTTTCTCACGGCGTTAGACCGAATATTTACACAAACAATGCTTTGATTCATGGGTATGTGAAAGGAGGAAGATTCATCGATGCATGCGAGTTTAAAGATCAAATGCGATCAACCAGTGTCTATCCAGATACTACTACGTATAATCTGCTACTAGGTGGTGCTTGTACATTCGGTAACTTGAAGTTGGCTTTTCAGTTGTACGATGAAATGATGAAAAGGAGATGTCGACCTGATTTGATTACTTATACCGAGCTGATTAGAGGGCTATGTTGGAAGGGTCGGTTGAAGGAGGCAGAAGAGCTTTTGTTGAGACTGCAGGCGTCTGGTGTGACACTGGATCATGTTCCGTTTTGGATACTTATGAGGAAATACACCAAGTTGAGGCGGCTAGACGAGGCGTATTTAGCTTACAAAAAATGGCTAATGACAAAGAGTGGCGGAGGAGTTGCTTGTCCGACCAGGCTAAATCACGTGCATACAGAACATGAGCAGTAA